From Buchnera aphidicola (Uroleucon sonchi):
AGAGACAGTTTTAATATTTTTAAGAATTTTAATTTTTTTTAATAAGTTTTTATAAACATTTTTTAGAAATAATTCGAATTGTTTATTGATAAGGCTGGCGTATTATCATCACCAGCCATATGTAAAATTTTATTAAATGATTATATTTGATATGTTTATTTCACTTCTATTTCAGCGCCTACATCTTCTAATGTTTTTTTAAGTGATTCTGCATCTTCTTTATTAATATTTTCTTTTAAAACTATTGGAGCTGATTCTACTAAATCTTTTGCTTCTTTTAATCCTAATCCTGTTGCGCTACGTACTGCTTTAATAACTGGAACTTTATTTGGACCAATAGATTTTAAGAACACATCAAATTCTGTTTTTTCTTCATTTAATTCTTTTTCATGATTATTGTTACTATTCAGAGACATGTTAGCAGATACACCAAACTTTTCTTCCATAGCTGCAATAAG
This genomic window contains:
- the rplL gene encoding 50S ribosomal protein L7/L12, with product MSITKEQILEAISKMSVMNVVDLIAAMEEKFGVSANMSLNSNNNHEKELNEEKTEFDVFLKSIGPNKVPVIKAVRSATGLGLKEAKDLVESAPIVLKENINKEDAESLKKTLEDVGAEIEVK